Proteins encoded within one genomic window of Nitrospira sp.:
- a CDS encoding putative Ig domain-containing protein: MSFLLILVPLINGCTAEAPHEGAVTSPIRGNHVPVIHEATITPAPLTLDAPISVHVTADDAERDPLTFAYKWVVNGHPLEGQTGGLLPPQLLKQGDKVSVEILPGDGKAKGAIYRSQVVTVMNTPPIISSLLVSPQPGVPGDKLEARVEVTDPDADPTHIMYRWWRNGAVVKEGEDPTLDTDGFLNTDQVEVEAIARDQKAVGKSVKSGRLLTSNSRPAITSTPTVPSAGAPFEYRVTAVDPEGDQLSYRLETAPAGMVIDGATGHIRWPVAQASTGTHHVRVVVEDASGGRAFQEFDLNIPSPPPANSNGT; this comes from the coding sequence GTGTCCTTTCTGCTGATCCTGGTTCCACTGATCAACGGATGTACGGCTGAAGCGCCGCATGAAGGTGCCGTGACCTCACCCATACGGGGCAATCATGTCCCTGTCATTCATGAGGCCACGATTACGCCGGCTCCCCTCACACTTGATGCGCCGATATCCGTGCATGTTACTGCAGACGATGCGGAACGGGATCCCTTGACGTTTGCTTATAAGTGGGTGGTCAATGGACACCCGCTTGAAGGGCAGACGGGTGGTCTCTTGCCGCCACAGCTTCTCAAACAAGGTGATAAAGTCAGCGTGGAGATTCTCCCCGGCGATGGAAAGGCAAAAGGTGCAATCTATCGTTCCCAGGTTGTGACCGTGATGAACACTCCTCCGATCATCTCGTCACTCTTGGTGAGTCCTCAGCCTGGAGTTCCGGGAGACAAGCTGGAGGCGCGCGTCGAGGTGACTGACCCAGATGCAGATCCGACACACATCATGTATCGTTGGTGGCGGAATGGGGCAGTTGTGAAGGAGGGGGAAGACCCGACACTTGACACGGATGGCTTTTTAAACACCGATCAGGTGGAAGTGGAGGCCATTGCTCGGGATCAAAAGGCTGTGGGCAAGAGCGTGAAATCTGGCAGGCTCCTCACGTCCAATAGCCGTCCGGCCATTACCTCGACACCGACGGTCCCTAGTGCAGGAGCACCATTCGAGTACAGAGTGACGGCGGTTGATCCAGAAGGGGACCAGTTGAGTTATCGGCTCGAAACGGCTCCTGCAGGGATGGTCATTGACGGAGCGACAGGGCATATTCGTTGGCCAGTTGCACAAGCGTCCACGGGTACCCATCACGTTCGTGTGGTCGTGGAAGATGCAAGCGGAGGTCGGGCGTTCCAAGAATTCGACCTCAACATTCCATCACCGCCGCCTGCGAATTCGAATGGTACATAG
- a CDS encoding PhoH family protein, whose translation MRKLKLREGTNTAVLFGHHDRHLKLIEDELGVRLSARGEELTLDGLPEPIRQAERILLELASLTNEGITLQAEDVTHVLTALRRTPEASLRDLLDKSAMIVTKKRFVGPKSPTQKSYIEAIEQHDIVIAIGPAGTGKTYLAMAMAVSALLNKEVSRIILARPAVEAGEKLGFLPGDIYEKVNPYLRPLYDALFDMLEMERANRLIERGDIEIAPLAFMRGRTLNDSFVILDEAQNATAEQMKMFLTRLGFHSKVVVTGDVTQVDLPNDRVSGLIQVKDILRGIEGIAFVYFDEKDVVRHRLVQEIIKAYDRHQTVQNGDPRESREPRLSSQRHNSRSRVPPTTESAASADAGSSD comes from the coding sequence GTGCGTAAACTCAAACTACGAGAAGGTACCAATACTGCGGTCCTGTTCGGTCATCATGACCGGCACCTCAAACTTATTGAAGACGAATTGGGCGTACGGCTCTCCGCACGGGGAGAAGAACTGACGCTCGACGGTTTGCCCGAACCTATCCGCCAAGCAGAGCGCATTCTCCTCGAACTTGCATCCCTGACGAACGAAGGCATTACTCTCCAGGCAGAGGATGTTACTCATGTGCTCACCGCGTTGCGTCGAACGCCTGAGGCATCCCTCCGAGACCTTCTTGATAAGTCGGCGATGATCGTCACCAAGAAACGATTCGTCGGCCCGAAATCCCCGACACAAAAATCCTATATCGAAGCGATCGAGCAGCACGATATCGTTATCGCGATCGGGCCGGCTGGGACGGGGAAGACCTATCTCGCCATGGCCATGGCCGTGAGTGCGCTGCTGAATAAGGAAGTCAGTCGAATCATCCTTGCCAGGCCTGCGGTCGAGGCGGGGGAAAAGCTTGGTTTTCTGCCTGGTGATATCTATGAAAAGGTGAATCCCTATCTACGGCCTTTGTACGACGCCCTCTTCGACATGCTGGAGATGGAGCGGGCGAATCGGCTGATCGAACGGGGCGATATCGAGATTGCGCCGCTGGCGTTCATGCGCGGACGAACACTGAACGACTCATTCGTGATTTTGGATGAAGCCCAGAACGCGACGGCTGAACAGATGAAAATGTTTCTGACGAGACTCGGATTTCACTCGAAAGTGGTCGTCACCGGCGATGTCACGCAGGTGGATCTTCCGAATGACCGAGTGTCCGGACTGATCCAAGTCAAGGACATCCTTCGTGGCATTGAAGGGATTGCCTTTGTCTACTTTGATGAGAAGGATGTCGTACGGCATCGGTTGGTGCAAGAGATTATTAAGGCCTATGATCGTCACCAGACCGTGCAGAATGGTGATCCTCGAGAGTCGCGAGAACCGCGCCTATCCTCCCAGCGCCACAATTCCCGATCACGCGTGCCCCCCACGACGGAGTCAGCGGCGTCAGCTGATGCGGGAAGTTCGGATTGA
- the ybeY gene encoding rRNA maturation RNase YbeY codes for MAIYLRVSLTRHLIRQMRLIELAQRVLLAAGESRSELSLELIGDRRMQRLNLDFRKRDRTTDVLAFPTREAIMPTGLSSPTGLLGDVVISLPTAIRQAGEAGRSVDDELATLLVHGVLHLCGYDHERSVQEAERMSRRERAVMRRISPIPHIVTLRTGRRRRGN; via the coding sequence ATGGCTATTTATCTTCGCGTGAGTCTCACGCGGCATCTCATACGGCAGATGCGGTTGATCGAATTGGCTCAACGGGTGCTGTTGGCGGCTGGAGAATCGCGATCGGAACTCAGTCTCGAACTCATCGGTGATCGTCGTATGCAACGGCTCAATCTTGACTTTCGCAAACGGGATCGAACGACGGACGTGCTGGCATTTCCTACACGCGAGGCCATTATGCCGACGGGGCTATCAAGCCCGACAGGCCTGCTCGGTGATGTCGTGATCTCGCTGCCGACGGCCATTCGCCAAGCCGGTGAGGCGGGCCGATCCGTTGATGATGAGTTAGCGACACTCTTGGTACATGGGGTGCTTCATCTGTGTGGCTACGACCATGAACGGAGCGTCCAAGAAGCGGAGCGAATGTCTCGTCGGGAGCGGGCCGTGATGCGTCGTATCTCTCCGATCCCTCATATTGTGACCCTCCGCACAGGACGACGGAGAAGGGGCAACTGA
- a CDS encoding PilW family protein — MMMDTGQKWKDESSARKESPSVLVGEQGMTLIELAVGAVVAMLVVAGAYAVLTSSQKSTHANDQIVETQQNVRIAMDLLSRDIKNAGFGWAGPVPGPASTTCATPIVPLDKNPTGNDMGPDSIRLAVPIGSSIAPAWTLTNAVLGKVKITGVSMSAGAVANMATEAGGSLNGSVVTIAGASTVTVTGVTTSGSTSILNFASTLLPAYSIGIPVYLSQCVTYSIGTTAAACGGVGPCLLRNGVSVADGVEDIQFAYACDGCVATVNSGVADRIIDNQGGATGFDQADFITNNQWTLAPMTADKIRLVQITVVARQTDADLGLGEKQTTMTLSSAPLQVSDHNHAQGLFTAGDLTTMNPPYTQYRRRMLTRTVETRNQRS; from the coding sequence ATGATGATGGATACGGGACAGAAATGGAAAGATGAAAGCAGCGCTCGCAAGGAGTCACCGTCGGTACTTGTGGGTGAACAGGGCATGACGCTCATTGAGCTGGCGGTGGGCGCAGTGGTGGCGATGTTAGTGGTGGCCGGAGCTTATGCCGTCCTTACATCGAGCCAGAAGTCAACCCATGCTAATGATCAGATTGTGGAGACGCAGCAGAACGTGCGGATTGCGATGGACTTGTTATCTCGAGACATCAAAAATGCTGGGTTTGGTTGGGCAGGGCCGGTGCCGGGTCCTGCGTCGACGACCTGCGCGACGCCCATTGTACCACTGGACAAGAATCCGACGGGAAATGATATGGGCCCAGACAGCATTCGTCTTGCGGTCCCAATCGGGTCATCGATCGCGCCGGCCTGGACCTTGACCAATGCGGTCTTGGGAAAGGTCAAGATTACAGGCGTGAGCATGTCCGCCGGGGCTGTCGCCAATATGGCAACTGAGGCGGGAGGGAGCCTGAATGGATCGGTCGTTACGATTGCAGGAGCCTCCACTGTTACGGTGACAGGCGTTACTACGAGCGGAAGTACCAGTATCCTTAACTTTGCATCGACGCTTCTCCCGGCCTATTCAATTGGGATACCGGTCTATCTATCGCAGTGTGTCACCTATTCAATCGGAACCACGGCGGCAGCATGCGGAGGTGTTGGGCCCTGTTTGTTGCGCAACGGTGTGTCGGTTGCCGACGGAGTCGAGGACATTCAGTTTGCCTACGCGTGCGACGGTTGTGTAGCAACGGTGAATTCTGGAGTGGCGGACCGGATCATTGACAATCAGGGGGGAGCGACCGGTTTCGATCAAGCCGACTTTATCACGAACAACCAATGGACGCTGGCTCCCATGACGGCCGACAAGATCCGTTTGGTGCAAATCACCGTGGTCGCCCGCCAAACGGATGCCGACCTAGGGCTAGGCGAGAAACAGACGACCATGACCTTGTCCTCAGCGCCTTTGCAGGTCAGTGACCACAACCATGCTCAGGGCCTCTTCACTGCCGGAGATCTGACAACGATGAACCCACCCTATACACAGTACCGGAGGAGGATGCTGACACGGACGGTGGAGACCAGAAATCAGCGATCCTAG